A window from Felis catus isolate Fca126 chromosome B1, F.catus_Fca126_mat1.0, whole genome shotgun sequence encodes these proteins:
- the DRD5 gene encoding D(1B) dopamine receptor — translation MLPPGSNRTASRARFRQQQLAQRGSVGGSEGAAPLGAAQVVTAGLLTLLIVWTLLGNVLVCAAIVRSRHLRAKMTNVFIVSLAVSDLFVALLVMPWKAVAEVAGYWPFGAFCDIWVAFDIMCSTASILNLCVISVDRYWAISRPFRYERKMTQRVALIMVGLAWALSILISFIPVQLHWHRDKAGSWGEAPPPSGPANGTPWEEAGEPEARAENCDSSLNRTYAISSSLISFYIPVAIMIVTYTRIYRIAQVQIRRISSLERAAERAQSCRGRAACAPDPSLRASIKKETKVLKTLSVIMGVFVCCWLPFFILNCTVPFCSGRREGPGAGFPCVSETTFDVFVWFGWANSSLNPVIYAFNADFRQVFAQLLGCGRLCSRTQVETVNISNELISYNQDTVFHKEIAAAYIHMIPNAVSPGDGEGDKEEESPFDRMSQISQTSPDGDPAAESVWELDCEGEVSLGKITPFTPNGFQ, via the coding sequence ATGCTGCCGCCGGGGAGCAACCGCACCGCGTCCCGGGCGCGCTTCAGGCAGCAGCAGCTGGCGCAGCGGGGCTCCGTGGGGGGCTCGGAGGGGGCGGCGCCCCTGGGGGCAGCGCAGGTGGTCACCGCCGGCCTCCTGACTCTGCTCATCGTCTGGACCCTGCTGGGCAACGTGCTGGTGTGCGCGGCCATCGTGCGCAGCCGCCACCTGCGCGCCAAGATGACCAACGTCTTCATCGTGTCTCTGGCTGTGTCCGACCTCTTCGTGGCGCTGCTGGTCATGCCCTGGAAGGCGGTCGCCGAGGTGGCCGGTTACTGGCCCTTTGGGGCCTTCTGCGACATCTGGGTGGCCTTTGACATCATGTGCTCCACCGCGTCCATCCTGAACCTGTGCGTCATCAGCGTGGACCGCTACTGGGCCATCTCCAGGCCCTTCCGCTATGAGCGCAAGATGACCCAGCGCGTGGCTTTGATCATGGTCGGCCTGGCCTGGGCCTTGTCCATCCTAATCTCCTTCATCCCAGTTCAACTCCACTGGCACAGGGACAAGGCAGGCTCCTGGGGCGAGGCGCCACCGCCATCCGGCCCGGCCAACGGGACgccctgggaggaggcaggggagccaGAGGCGAGGGCGGAAAACTGCGACTCCAGCCTGAACCGAACTTACGCCATCTCCTCTTCGCTCATCAGCTTCTACATCCCCGTGGCCATCATGATCGTGACCTACACGCGCATCTACCGCATCGCCCAGGTGCAGATCCGCAGGATCTCCTCGCTGGAGAGGGCCGCCGAGCGCGCGCAGAGCTGCCGCGGCCGCGCAGCCTGTGCGCCCGACCCCAGCCTGCGGGCATCCATCAAGAAGGAGACCAAAGTCCTCAAGACGCTGTCGGTGATCATGGGGGTCTTCGTGTGCTGCTGGCTGCCCTTCTTCATCCTTAACTGCACGGTCCCCTTCTGCAGCGGCCGCCGCGAGGGTCCTGGGGCCGGCTTCCCCTGCGTCAGCGAGACCACCTTCGACGTCTTCGTCTGGTTCGGCTGGGCCAACTCCTCCCTCAACCCGGTCATCTACGCCTTCAACGCTGACTTCCGGCAGGTGTTTGCGCAGCTGCTGGGGTGCGGTCGCCTGTGCTCCCGCACCCAGGTGGAGACGGTGAACATCAGCAATGAACTCATCTCCTACAATCAGGACACCGTCTTCCACAAGGAGATCGCAGCTGCCTACATCCATATGATCCCCAATGCCGTGTCCccgggggacggggagggggacaaggaggaggagagcCCTTTCGATCGAATGTCCCAGATCTCTCAGACGTCCCCGGACGGTGACCCTGCTGCTGAGTCTGTGTGGGAGCTGGACTGCGAGGGAGAGGTTTCTTTAGGCAAAATAACGCCTTTCACCCCGAACGGATTCCAGTAG